A single Lactuca sativa cultivar Salinas chromosome 8, Lsat_Salinas_v11, whole genome shotgun sequence DNA region contains:
- the LOC111905634 gene encoding E3 ubiquitin-protein ligase RMA1H1 — MAMEQYPEETVINNNFIKNNETSSEKWKSLSESQEDSENCLSSGFDCNICLDSVEDPVVTLCGHLYCWPCIYKWIKHQNSSPETLINHNPQCPVCKRDISQKTLVPLYSPGQTTKPQPDEKSLDLGMVIPRRPLSPSCGVVRAPTEQVNHRVYQQAPNVINPTSPTTGMLGEMVYGGIFGNTQTPLYVYPNSYNLVAVSTQRARRHAIQADRSLGRIWFFLLCCIILCLVLF; from the coding sequence ATGGCAATGGAGCAATATCCCGAAGAAACTGTCATTAATAACAACTTCATCAAAAACAATGAAACCTCTTCCGAAAAATGGAAATCATTATCAGAATCCCAAGAAGATTCTGAGAACTGTCTTTCCTCCGGTTTCGACTGCAATATCTGTCTAGATTCCGTCGAAGATCCTGTGGTAACACTCTGCGGCCACCTCTATTGTTGGCCATGTATATACAAATGGATCAAACACCAAAACAGTTCACccgaaaccctaatcaaccatAACCCACAATGCCCTGTCTGCAAACGTGACATCTCTCAAAAAACCCTAGTCCCGTTATACAGCCCAGGCCAAACCACAAAACCACAGCCAGATGAAAAGAGTCTAGATTTAGGGATGGTGATCCCACGTAGACCCTTGAGTCCGAGTTGTGGGGTGGTTAGGGCCCCAACTGAACAAGTTAATCACCGCGTATACCAACAAGCACCAAATGTTATAAATCCTACAAGTCCTACTACCGGGATGCTAGGGGAGATGGTGTATGGGGGTATTTTTGGGAATACACAAACGCCTTTATATGTTTATCCGAATTCGTATAATTTAGTGGCGGTTAGTACTCAACGGGCGAGAAGACATGCGATTCAAGCAGATAGATCGCTTGGACGTATTTGGTTTTTTCTTTTATGTTGCATAATATTATGCCTTGTTTTGTTTTAA